A DNA window from Prosthecobacter debontii contains the following coding sequences:
- the mraY gene encoding phospho-N-acetylmuramoyl-pentapeptide-transferase, producing MFYWLYELRNWLEAADWISDDAFLYKLLNIFRYHTFRAGGAFLTAFVLSLLFGERLIRKLISMKIGQPIRTAEEVHKLYELHGKKAGTPTMGGILILGSIVLSTLLWAKWDNVMVWTILFTTIGLGALGFRDDYLKISKKNAKGVSARTKLVWQTGVAVIAAFLMAYAVPPDEGITLRALYVPFVKDAVISDMNIFAVGLFALIIVGASNAVNLTDGLDGLATGCSLTTALAYTGFGYICGNAKYSDYLGVAHHTLANEIPIVAMALAGACVGFLWFNAHPARMFMGDTGSLALGGCIATIAIGCKQEIILALVGGVFVMEALSVMIQVFSFKTRGKRVFRMAPIHHHFELGGWHENQVIVRFWAMSLFFALLGLATLKLR from the coding sequence ATGTTTTATTGGCTCTACGAACTCCGCAACTGGCTCGAAGCCGCTGACTGGATCAGCGACGACGCATTCCTTTACAAGCTGCTGAACATTTTCCGCTATCACACCTTTCGGGCAGGCGGGGCCTTTCTCACCGCATTCGTGCTATCGCTGCTGTTTGGGGAGCGTTTGATCCGCAAGCTCATCTCGATGAAGATCGGCCAGCCCATCCGCACCGCGGAGGAGGTTCATAAGCTCTATGAACTGCACGGGAAAAAAGCCGGCACCCCCACGATGGGCGGCATTCTCATTCTCGGCAGCATCGTCCTCTCCACGCTTCTGTGGGCCAAGTGGGACAATGTGATGGTCTGGACGATTCTCTTCACCACCATCGGTCTAGGGGCTCTCGGTTTTCGCGATGACTATCTGAAGATCAGCAAAAAGAACGCCAAGGGAGTCAGTGCCCGCACCAAGCTGGTCTGGCAGACGGGGGTGGCGGTCATTGCCGCGTTTCTCATGGCTTATGCCGTGCCGCCTGATGAGGGCATCACCTTGCGCGCCCTGTATGTGCCCTTTGTAAAGGACGCGGTGATCTCTGACATGAACATCTTTGCCGTCGGCCTGTTCGCTTTGATCATTGTGGGAGCTTCCAATGCGGTGAATCTCACCGATGGGCTGGATGGGCTCGCCACGGGCTGCTCACTGACCACCGCCTTAGCCTACACGGGTTTTGGTTACATCTGCGGCAACGCCAAATACTCGGACTATCTGGGGGTGGCTCATCACACGTTGGCCAATGAGATCCCCATTGTGGCGATGGCTCTCGCTGGGGCCTGTGTCGGCTTTCTTTGGTTCAATGCCCACCCTGCGCGCATGTTCATGGGGGATACGGGCTCGCTCGCACTCGGCGGCTGCATCGCCACCATTGCCATCGGCTGTAAACAGGAGATCATTTTGGCTCTCGTCGGCGGTGTCTTTGTCATGGAGGCCCTGAGTGTGATGATTCAGGTCTTCAGTTTTAAGACTAGAGGCAAACGAGTATTTCGTATGGCCCCCATTCATCATCATTTTGAGTTAGGGGGCTGGCATGAGAACCAAGTCATTGTGAGATTTTGGGCGATGTCCCTATTTTTCGCTCTTCTTGGATTAGCGACCTTGAAACTTCGGTAA
- the murD gene encoding UDP-N-acetylmuramoyl-L-alanine--D-glutamate ligase: MSKFAGQHFAILGAGRSGLGAARLARLHGASVTVMDEGEPDKIKAALDKQHAEGFATLSGQAARELVVKPGDYDLVILSPGLDANWPLPKKFTDAGVPLTGEMEFAFNLTNLPLVGITGTNGKSTCTELIAHLFNACGKRSIPCGNHGMSLSEVVAGGENYDVLSLEISSFQLETIQNYRAKASLWLNFAPDHLDRYPGMAEYFAAKARIFENVTADDVAIVRAGESVDSGKAKRLTFSAYGAEADWTYAAGKIHAKPEGVTFEVNSTLRGRHNMENVMAAMMACQVHGLSLEAMQTALAGYEAPAHRCELVRVLKDREYINDSKATNLHALEACIGSMERPIVLIAGGKDKQLDYSPLRASLNGQVRAIVCIGEIAASLKNTFEDLLPCCLATDMADAVQQATALSEAGDSIILSPGTSSFDMYSGYGQRGEAFRSAVRALV; this comes from the coding sequence ATGTCAAAATTCGCAGGCCAACACTTTGCTATCTTGGGCGCTGGACGCAGCGGCCTGGGAGCTGCGCGTTTGGCGCGGCTGCATGGAGCCTCGGTCACGGTGATGGATGAGGGCGAGCCTGATAAGATCAAGGCTGCCCTGGATAAACAACACGCGGAAGGTTTCGCGACTCTGAGTGGCCAAGCTGCCCGCGAGCTGGTGGTGAAACCGGGGGATTATGATCTCGTGATCCTGAGTCCCGGTTTGGATGCCAACTGGCCACTGCCCAAGAAATTTACAGACGCAGGCGTGCCGCTGACCGGTGAGATGGAGTTTGCCTTCAATCTCACCAACCTGCCCTTGGTGGGCATCACCGGAACCAATGGCAAAAGCACCTGCACGGAGCTGATCGCGCATCTTTTCAACGCTTGTGGTAAGCGCTCCATCCCCTGCGGAAACCATGGCATGTCCTTGAGTGAAGTGGTGGCCGGTGGGGAGAATTACGATGTGCTCTCTCTGGAGATCAGCAGCTTCCAGTTGGAGACCATTCAGAACTACCGGGCGAAAGCCAGCCTATGGTTAAACTTTGCCCCCGATCACCTGGATCGTTATCCTGGGATGGCTGAGTATTTTGCGGCCAAGGCACGCATCTTTGAAAACGTCACCGCAGACGATGTGGCCATCGTGCGGGCGGGTGAAAGCGTGGATTCGGGCAAAGCCAAACGCCTCACGTTTTCAGCTTATGGCGCGGAGGCTGACTGGACCTACGCCGCAGGAAAGATCCATGCCAAACCGGAGGGCGTGACCTTTGAGGTCAACTCCACCCTGCGCGGACGGCATAACATGGAAAACGTCATGGCCGCCATGATGGCCTGCCAAGTCCATGGCCTCAGCTTGGAAGCCATGCAGACGGCTCTGGCGGGGTATGAAGCACCGGCGCATCGCTGTGAACTGGTGCGTGTGCTGAAGGACCGGGAATATATCAATGACTCCAAAGCCACGAACCTGCACGCTCTGGAAGCCTGCATCGGCTCCATGGAGCGGCCCATCGTCTTGATCGCTGGAGGCAAAGACAAGCAGTTGGACTACAGTCCCCTGCGTGCCTCGTTGAATGGACAGGTGCGCGCCATCGTCTGTATCGGTGAAATCGCCGCCTCCCTGAAAAACACTTTTGAAGATCTGCTGCCCTGCTGCCTCGCCACGGATATGGCGGACGCCGTGCAGCAGGCCACCGCCCTCTCCGAGGCTGGGGACAGCATCATCCTCAGTCCAGGCACCTCCTCCTTTGACATGTATTCCGGCTATGGCCAGCGCGGGGAGGCTTTCCGCAGCGCTGTCCGAGCCTTGGTTTAA
- a CDS encoding LysM peptidoglycan-binding domain-containing protein has protein sequence MSKKKKDKLLLNLLESERHRHRVAMVTEEDTFNQHEPNSNMARMFVVMLLIHVVVIGGIIIYDFVNGEKAPETRLNHDYTEAAASGLPASMVDLDVMKGHSPDDFSTYEWKSGDSIRSVAAKLEVPEDLLIKLNKVDQGRQIKTNDVIIFPKRPVVKAQGVGVAGANGELPKPVDTNASIAAAEVPINLALPGEKGFTFAATIENELMAEPNVAPAPAVQDSPPPAVTKEASAMPVRVELPATKSEAPKIVEHPPEPVVTPAPKPVAKVEVEKPVPKAIPVPRPEPEAAPVLVKAPVKKLEQSPPPAKKETPKPASASSVHVVQSGETLYRIASMHKISVKALQDANKNVRPEAMKIGTKLVIPRK, from the coding sequence ATGAGCAAAAAGAAGAAAGACAAACTCCTGCTCAATCTCCTGGAGAGTGAGCGTCATCGCCACCGCGTCGCCATGGTTACGGAAGAAGACACTTTCAATCAGCATGAACCGAACTCCAACATGGCCCGCATGTTCGTGGTCATGTTGCTCATCCACGTCGTCGTCATTGGCGGCATCATCATCTATGACTTCGTTAATGGTGAGAAAGCACCTGAAACGCGGTTGAACCACGACTACACGGAAGCCGCCGCCAGCGGTCTGCCCGCCTCCATGGTGGACCTGGATGTCATGAAAGGGCATTCCCCCGATGACTTTTCCACCTATGAATGGAAGTCGGGAGACTCCATCCGCTCCGTGGCCGCTAAGCTCGAAGTCCCTGAGGACCTCTTGATCAAGCTCAACAAGGTGGATCAGGGCCGTCAGATCAAAACCAACGATGTGATCATCTTCCCGAAACGCCCGGTGGTGAAAGCCCAAGGCGTGGGGGTGGCTGGGGCCAATGGCGAACTGCCAAAACCCGTGGACACGAACGCCTCGATTGCCGCCGCTGAGGTGCCGATCAATCTCGCGCTCCCTGGGGAGAAGGGCTTCACCTTTGCCGCCACCATCGAAAACGAATTGATGGCGGAACCCAATGTCGCCCCGGCTCCAGCCGTTCAGGATAGCCCACCGCCTGCGGTGACCAAGGAAGCCTCCGCCATGCCGGTGCGGGTGGAATTGCCCGCCACAAAGTCGGAAGCGCCGAAGATCGTGGAGCATCCACCCGAGCCGGTGGTCACCCCCGCTCCCAAGCCTGTGGCGAAGGTGGAGGTGGAAAAACCTGTGCCGAAAGCCATCCCGGTGCCTCGCCCCGAGCCTGAGGCTGCACCCGTCTTGGTAAAAGCACCGGTGAAAAAGCTGGAGCAATCCCCGCCTCCTGCGAAGAAAGAGACGCCGAAGCCTGCCTCCGCCTCCAGCGTCCATGTGGTGCAGTCCGGTGAGACGCTCTACCGCATCGCCAGCATGCACAAGATTTCCGTCAAAGCGCTCCAGGATGCCAATAAAAATGTGCGTCCTGAGGCGATGAAGATCGGCACCAAATTGGTCATTCCTCGCAAGTAG
- a CDS encoding FtsW/RodA/SpoVE family cell cycle protein — MAKRSVLLLLLSVALLTGLGITMLASTSFFTKEGGGEDYVTLWRQGVWVGVSLFGCVVMATVDYNVWFRWRWWLLGGAAFGLLLCYEWHLAQMLGYKPVIAARVNGAARWIGVGSTRLQPSEFAKLALIIAMAGWFATHENLERTVKYGLLLPGLILGLIVGLIGGEVDLGNASVSAAVGAGIMFVAGTRFRYLGIIIGGALAALAAGIKLAPNRFERVMIIFDLEKHKEGLGLQQWISQLAFGSGGLDGRGLGEGRMKLSYLPEAHTDFIFPMVGEELGFWGVSATVLCFILLTFSGMCIASYAPNRFGKLLGFGLTFLLSLEALLNMGVTTALLPNKGLPLPFVSYGGSSLLAAMMAVGVLINIHRQGVHLTWDQLPVIRRKRRWTPQL; from the coding sequence ATGGCCAAACGCTCCGTCCTGCTCCTGCTGCTGTCCGTTGCTCTGCTTACGGGGCTGGGGATCACCATGCTGGCCAGCACCAGCTTCTTCACGAAAGAAGGCGGTGGAGAAGACTATGTCACCCTCTGGCGTCAAGGCGTATGGGTGGGCGTCTCGCTCTTTGGCTGTGTGGTCATGGCCACGGTCGATTACAACGTCTGGTTCCGCTGGCGCTGGTGGCTGCTGGGTGGGGCCGCCTTTGGCTTGCTGCTTTGCTATGAATGGCACTTGGCACAGATGCTGGGTTATAAACCTGTGATTGCTGCTCGTGTGAACGGGGCCGCCCGTTGGATCGGGGTCGGCAGCACGCGCTTGCAGCCCTCGGAGTTTGCCAAGCTCGCGCTGATCATTGCCATGGCAGGTTGGTTTGCCACCCATGAAAATCTGGAGCGCACGGTTAAATATGGCCTCCTTCTCCCCGGTTTGATCCTGGGTCTCATCGTCGGCCTGATCGGTGGTGAAGTGGACCTGGGAAATGCCTCGGTCTCCGCTGCGGTTGGGGCAGGCATCATGTTTGTGGCAGGCACCCGCTTCCGTTATCTGGGCATCATCATTGGCGGAGCGCTCGCAGCCTTGGCGGCAGGTATCAAACTGGCTCCGAACCGGTTTGAGCGTGTGATGATCATTTTTGACCTGGAGAAGCACAAGGAAGGTCTCGGTCTGCAGCAGTGGATCTCCCAATTGGCCTTCGGTTCAGGGGGATTGGATGGGCGTGGTCTGGGGGAGGGGCGCATGAAGCTCTCCTACCTGCCTGAGGCGCACACGGACTTCATTTTCCCGATGGTGGGAGAGGAATTGGGCTTCTGGGGCGTCTCGGCCACGGTCCTGTGTTTCATCCTTCTGACCTTCTCCGGGATGTGCATCGCGTCCTATGCTCCGAACCGCTTTGGCAAGCTGCTGGGCTTCGGATTAACATTTTTGCTCTCTCTCGAAGCGCTCTTGAATATGGGCGTGACTACTGCTTTGCTGCCGAATAAGGGATTGCCGCTCCCCTTCGTCTCGTATGGAGGGTCGAGCCTCCTAGCGGCCATGATGGCGGTTGGGGTCCTGATCAACATCCACCGCCAGGGCGTGCATCTGACCTGGGATCAGCTTCCCGTGATCCGCAGAAAGCGCCGCTGGACACCCCAGCTCTGA
- the murG gene encoding undecaprenyldiphospho-muramoylpentapeptide beta-N-acetylglucosaminyltransferase: MKSKNPKSLHVLIACGGTGGHLFPGIAVGEVLSARGHDVTLLISEKKIDSIAASGHKDLRFEKMPFLAMPRPWSPKMLGFLSGLWKGMAQCRKIIRQNEVSVVLGMGGFTSFAPLYAGKKEKCRTLIHESNAIPGKANKLNARYANTVLCGLEACIPHFSKHGDVRAVGTPVRSAMRTQSQEDPYEFFKLDPSKKTLLIMGGSQGARGVNRVVGMTLEQFEKMGIQVLHIAGPTDYEEVRDVYAKHLMLSQHVAAFCHRMDMAYRVADLAIARSGASSMSELAWFGVPSVLIPYPFAADDHQTRNAEVFASAGAARLLTEKEMNADVLADIVREILMNPERAEEMKRAAQKMAVRDSAEKIADLIEKGEPMPAPVSSSTVKPASTGGGKTPSTKPKGPSNHKAKSKSKHRR; the protein is encoded by the coding sequence GTGAAATCTAAAAACCCTAAGTCCCTCCATGTGCTCATTGCTTGTGGAGGCACCGGCGGTCATCTGTTCCCAGGCATCGCCGTCGGGGAAGTCCTCTCCGCCCGTGGTCATGACGTGACCCTGCTCATCAGCGAAAAGAAGATCGATTCCATTGCCGCCTCGGGTCATAAGGACCTGCGCTTTGAGAAGATGCCTTTCCTGGCCATGCCTCGGCCCTGGTCTCCGAAGATGTTAGGTTTCCTCTCCGGCCTTTGGAAAGGCATGGCCCAATGTCGCAAGATCATCCGCCAGAATGAAGTCAGCGTTGTGCTCGGCATGGGCGGCTTCACCTCCTTCGCCCCGTTGTATGCCGGGAAGAAGGAAAAATGCCGCACCCTCATTCACGAGAGCAATGCCATCCCAGGCAAAGCCAACAAACTGAATGCGCGCTATGCCAACACCGTGCTGTGTGGCCTGGAGGCCTGTATCCCGCATTTCTCAAAGCATGGAGACGTGCGGGCTGTCGGCACCCCTGTGCGCAGCGCCATGCGCACGCAGTCCCAAGAAGATCCCTATGAGTTTTTCAAACTCGATCCCAGCAAGAAAACACTCCTGATCATGGGCGGCAGCCAGGGCGCCCGCGGCGTCAATCGCGTGGTGGGCATGACCTTGGAGCAGTTTGAAAAAATGGGGATCCAGGTTCTGCACATCGCCGGGCCTACCGATTACGAAGAGGTGCGGGATGTCTATGCCAAGCACCTCATGCTGAGCCAGCACGTGGCGGCCTTCTGCCATCGTATGGACATGGCCTATCGTGTGGCCGATCTGGCGATTGCACGCAGCGGTGCCTCCTCCATGTCCGAGTTGGCGTGGTTCGGTGTGCCCAGCGTGCTCATTCCGTATCCCTTTGCGGCAGATGATCACCAGACCCGCAATGCCGAGGTCTTTGCCTCCGCCGGAGCCGCCCGCCTGCTCACCGAGAAGGAGATGAATGCCGATGTGCTGGCCGACATCGTGCGTGAGATTCTCATGAATCCCGAACGGGCTGAAGAGATGAAGCGCGCGGCCCAGAAAATGGCGGTGCGAGATTCAGCCGAAAAAATCGCGGATCTGATCGAGAAAGGCGAGCCGATGCCCGCCCCGGTCAGTTCCTCCACGGTCAAACCCGCCTCAACAGGGGGGGGCAAGACTCCCAGCACTAAGCCCAAAGGGCCGTCAAATCACAAGGCTAAATCCAAGTCCAAACACCGGCGGTAG
- a CDS encoding citrate synthase: MAVVSKGLEGIVAAETRLGEVKGAEGILFYCGYDINELAGKVSYEEVVYLLFYQKLPNRAELDKLTTALRAERELPQGVIDFLKTAPKKARPIDVMRTAVSMLGCYEMNRHDVNVSENLATAIRLVSQIGVIAAYFHRARSGKDLPPVRKDLSEAAHFLYLMTGEVPSKEAEQTLDVAYILHAEHGFNASTFTARVVASTLSDMYSAISAAIGALKGPLHGGANEGVIHMLEEIGSPDKVDAWVEDALAQKKKIMGIGHRVYKVLDPRAPHLREMAIKLTTQLGEAKWIQMSERIAEIMRERKGLNANVDFYSATVYYSLDIPTDLFTPIFAIARMSGWTAHVLEQWSENRLFRPLSEYVGRPYGQKVVPIDER, from the coding sequence ATGGCAGTCGTCTCTAAAGGTCTAGAAGGAATCGTCGCAGCAGAAACCCGTCTCGGGGAAGTGAAGGGTGCTGAAGGCATCCTTTTTTATTGCGGCTACGACATCAACGAACTGGCTGGCAAAGTCAGCTACGAAGAAGTGGTTTACCTGCTCTTCTATCAAAAGCTGCCTAACCGCGCTGAGCTGGATAAGCTGACCACCGCGCTGCGCGCTGAGCGTGAGCTGCCCCAGGGAGTCATTGATTTCCTGAAAACGGCTCCCAAGAAAGCCCGCCCGATCGATGTGATGCGCACCGCCGTCTCCATGCTGGGCTGCTACGAGATGAACCGCCATGATGTCAACGTGAGCGAAAACCTCGCCACCGCCATCCGCCTCGTCTCCCAGATCGGCGTCATCGCCGCTTACTTCCACCGCGCTCGCTCCGGCAAGGACCTGCCGCCAGTGCGCAAGGATCTCAGCGAGGCGGCCCACTTCCTCTACCTGATGACCGGTGAAGTGCCCAGCAAGGAAGCCGAGCAAACCCTCGACGTGGCCTACATCCTCCATGCCGAGCACGGCTTCAACGCCTCCACCTTCACGGCCCGTGTCGTGGCCTCCACGCTGAGCGACATGTATTCCGCCATCTCCGCCGCCATCGGCGCTCTCAAAGGCCCCCTTCACGGCGGTGCCAATGAAGGCGTGATCCACATGCTGGAAGAAATCGGTAGCCCCGACAAAGTGGACGCCTGGGTGGAAGACGCTCTGGCTCAGAAGAAGAAGATCATGGGCATCGGCCACCGTGTTTACAAAGTGCTCGATCCACGCGCCCCGCACCTGCGTGAGATGGCCATCAAGCTCACCACCCAATTGGGCGAAGCCAAGTGGATCCAGATGTCCGAGCGTATCGCTGAGATCATGCGTGAGCGCAAAGGCCTCAATGCGAACGTGGACTTCTACAGCGCCACCGTTTACTACAGCCTGGACATCCCGACGGATCTCTTCACCCCGATCTTCGCCATCGCCCGCATGAGCGGCTGGACCGCCCATGTGCTCGAGCAGTGGAGCGAAAACCGCCTGTTCCGCCCGCTCAGCGAATACGTGGGCCGTCCGTATGGCCAGAAAGTGGTGCCGATTGACGAGCGCTAA
- a CDS encoding transglutaminase-like domain-containing protein: MLPRLILWSVILGLALAGGWMAYRDGRVESWKQWVLKWSSGEDPAYSQMRFQVDLVDRINYARIASRHPVLRVDAELEQWLSAEFPEMALDDAGRITQRVQEVVPRYFRVSVCIVSGPTLHALLDEFHDFSQSTEPTMTHLACAVRQTTGGLAYRALLIVGQRLEDFSPEIIAASQDETFFSTCPHCQHPHVVRISRQQHSLGLECPECRRTYAVVAADALGHYRYVNEFLTGYAPPAVFAKDHSRIHELFTIWSAVHANCIYTKDPAGQKTTNATDAWQTSLDTQKAGQGDCEDSAIFLCDWLMSRGFQARVVLGRYGDMGGHAWVVVKLDDKEYLLESTEGRPDISNPPLVSRVGSRYVPEIMFDRYAIYVRSTPGQSWKGDYWSTKYWTRVEPRSLSARVQSNPRKKDGVYSAEVSPQRMARTSQPNPAIAPFMELEGIPRDASVWQMPLGGEQEISHAGHGQ; the protein is encoded by the coding sequence ATGCTGCCTCGCCTCATACTCTGGAGTGTTATTCTCGGTCTCGCCCTCGCAGGCGGTTGGATGGCCTATCGCGATGGGCGGGTTGAGTCCTGGAAGCAATGGGTCTTGAAGTGGAGCAGTGGTGAAGATCCCGCCTATTCCCAAATGCGATTTCAGGTGGATCTCGTCGATCGCATCAACTACGCACGAATCGCTTCACGACATCCAGTTTTACGCGTGGATGCCGAGTTGGAGCAATGGCTGTCGGCTGAATTTCCCGAAATGGCTCTGGATGATGCAGGCCGAATCACCCAGAGGGTCCAGGAGGTGGTGCCGCGCTACTTCAGGGTCTCGGTCTGCATTGTCAGCGGCCCCACCTTGCATGCGCTGCTCGATGAGTTTCACGACTTCTCGCAAAGCACGGAGCCGACCATGACCCATCTGGCCTGTGCAGTGCGCCAAACGACAGGGGGGCTCGCTTATCGCGCACTGCTGATCGTGGGACAGCGATTGGAGGATTTCAGTCCTGAGATCATTGCAGCGAGTCAGGACGAAACATTTTTCAGCACCTGCCCGCATTGCCAGCACCCCCATGTCGTCCGCATCTCTCGGCAGCAGCACAGCCTCGGCCTGGAGTGCCCGGAATGCCGCCGGACCTATGCCGTCGTCGCGGCCGACGCCCTAGGCCATTACCGCTATGTGAATGAATTCCTCACCGGGTATGCCCCTCCCGCCGTGTTTGCCAAGGATCACTCCCGAATTCATGAACTCTTCACCATTTGGTCGGCCGTGCACGCCAATTGCATTTACACAAAGGACCCGGCTGGGCAAAAGACCACCAACGCGACCGATGCTTGGCAAACCAGCCTCGATACTCAAAAAGCTGGGCAAGGCGATTGCGAGGACTCCGCCATCTTTCTCTGCGACTGGTTAATGTCACGAGGATTCCAAGCCCGCGTCGTCCTCGGCCGTTACGGGGATATGGGAGGTCATGCTTGGGTGGTGGTGAAGCTGGATGATAAGGAGTATCTGCTCGAATCCACCGAGGGCCGCCCCGATATTTCCAATCCCCCGTTGGTCAGCCGAGTCGGCAGCCGCTATGTGCCGGAGATCATGTTTGACCGCTACGCCATTTACGTCCGTAGCACCCCGGGACAGAGCTGGAAGGGCGACTATTGGTCCACCAAATACTGGACACGGGTGGAGCCACGCAGCCTCAGTGCCCGAGTGCAATCGAATCCCCGGAAGAAAGACGGCGTGTATTCAGCCGAAGTCTCTCCCCAGCGCATGGCGCGCACGAGTCAGCCCAATCCTGCGATCGCCCCCTTCATGGAGTTGGAGGGCATTCCACGGGATGCATCGGTCTGGCAAATGCCTTTAGGCGGTGAGCAAGAAATTTCGCACGCTGGCCACGGCCAATAG
- a CDS encoding LysM peptidoglycan-binding domain-containing protein produces the protein MAAKISPFGATGYGIAGLLMMGLTSELLAQSPPIPPIEPGLEEAVKWRWVPEATPQNSWGLPLEPIGSPEGEVLSGDSKGSSSSFPQGPPKTTLEYTVQKGDSLYVIARQHGVTLDQLKAFNELKKDVIQIGQTLRIPSLADLQKLAPPPEPVREKKVSVPAGKTPPSTPEKVLLKRPLPSAASSVARIVLMQAYLDRQGFSAGPIDGTDGPLYDASLRSYELTHPGELKGEMGQVPEVLRAMGGAYTDYQLRREDLRWISPTPDPLPTKGRKSAPPSPPPAVTLSDLTSASFLPYRNVWEFVAERYHCSESFLRRINSGLKAPILPGALFIVPNVIPFDLDEALKEPLQPTADPTTPITATIVSNARLEVRRSGKLIASLPVSVARPGLRGRGTWKILDVLARPKLLSTGLPEAPFTSPLTLPPGPNNPVGPIWIHLAKGDAATPLPYGLHGTSIPGYMKKQESLGGFRLANWDIARVVRLLPVGTPLTWE, from the coding sequence ATGGCTGCGAAAATTTCCCCCTTCGGTGCCACGGGGTATGGCATAGCGGGCCTATTAATGATGGGCCTTACCTCGGAGCTGCTGGCTCAAAGTCCCCCCATACCCCCCATTGAACCGGGCCTGGAAGAGGCGGTGAAATGGCGGTGGGTGCCAGAGGCGACCCCACAGAACTCCTGGGGCCTGCCTTTAGAACCCATCGGCTCGCCGGAGGGAGAGGTTCTATCTGGAGATTCGAAGGGCTCTTCAAGCTCCTTCCCCCAAGGGCCGCCTAAAACGACTCTGGAATACACCGTCCAGAAGGGAGATTCTCTCTACGTGATCGCTCGGCAACATGGGGTGACGCTGGATCAACTCAAAGCCTTCAATGAGTTGAAGAAAGACGTTATCCAGATTGGTCAAACACTACGCATTCCCAGTTTGGCCGACCTGCAAAAACTGGCCCCGCCTCCTGAGCCCGTCCGGGAAAAAAAGGTTTCCGTTCCTGCCGGTAAGACACCTCCTTCCACTCCTGAAAAGGTCTTGCTGAAGCGTCCCCTACCCTCCGCGGCCAGCAGTGTCGCCCGCATTGTTCTCATGCAGGCTTACCTTGATCGACAAGGTTTTTCCGCCGGGCCCATCGACGGCACGGATGGTCCGCTTTATGACGCATCCTTGCGCTCTTACGAGCTCACACACCCCGGTGAACTGAAAGGAGAAATGGGGCAGGTGCCCGAAGTCTTGCGCGCAATGGGCGGTGCTTACACCGATTATCAACTGCGCCGTGAAGATCTGCGCTGGATCAGCCCGACTCCTGACCCACTCCCCACCAAAGGACGCAAATCCGCGCCTCCGTCGCCCCCTCCGGCAGTGACTCTCTCCGACCTGACCTCCGCATCCTTCCTTCCCTATCGGAACGTGTGGGAGTTTGTCGCTGAGCGCTATCACTGTTCCGAGTCTTTTCTTCGCCGGATCAATAGCGGCCTGAAGGCCCCGATTCTGCCTGGGGCTCTTTTCATCGTGCCGAATGTGATCCCTTTTGATCTGGATGAAGCCCTGAAAGAACCGCTGCAACCGACTGCCGATCCGACGACTCCGATTACGGCCACTATCGTCTCAAACGCAAGGCTCGAAGTCCGCCGCAGTGGTAAGTTGATTGCCAGCCTCCCTGTCTCTGTCGCTCGCCCGGGCTTACGTGGTCGTGGCACCTGGAAAATCCTGGATGTGCTCGCCCGCCCCAAGCTGCTCTCGACAGGGTTACCCGAGGCCCCTTTCACCTCGCCGCTAACTCTCCCACCTGGGCCCAACAATCCGGTCGGTCCGATCTGGATTCATCTCGCCAAAGGGGATGCCGCCACGCCCCTGCCCTACGGTCTCCATGGCACCAGCATTCCGGGCTACATGAAGAAACAGGAAAGCTTGGGCGGCTTCAGATTGGCCAATTGGGACATCGCTCGGGTGGTGAGGTTGCTGCCGGTGGGGACACCCCTGACGTGGGAATGA